The DNA window CACAACAAATAGTATCAGATAAACCGGAATTAAAAACTGTCACATTATTAGAATTACGTTCGTTTGATAATAATCCACGCAAAACTAAAAATCCTAAATTTAATGAAATTAAAGAGTCAATTAGAGCAAGAGGATTAGATTTCCCACCTAATATCACGAAACGTCCAAATGACGATTTTTATATTATTGCTGATGGTGGAAATACACGGTTACAAGCATTAAAAGAATTATATGAAGAAACTCAAGATCCGAAATTTTTTTCAATTAGTTGTTTGTTTAAACCGTGGAGAGCAAATAACAATCAAATAGATGGTGAATTATCGTGCCTAATTGGACATTTAGCTGAAAATGATTTAAGAGGCGATCTAACATTTATTGAACGAGCACTAGCAATTCAACAAGTGAAATCGTTCTATGAGAAACGAGATAATAATTCTCTATCTCAGAATGAGTTAGCTAAAAAATTAACACAAGACGGTTATAGCATTTCTCGTTCACTAATTACTAAGATGGAGCAGTGTATTAATCTGTTATATCCTGCTATTCCTGAAAATTTAATGGCAGGAATGGGAAAGCCTCAAATTGAAAAATTATTAACATTATACAATTATGCTGAAATTTATTGGAATAAAAAAACAACATTTAATGAATTTAAACCAATTTGGTTAGAAATCCTCAGTGTTTTTAATCGAGATGAATCTGTTTTAGATTTACATTTATTACAAGATGAACTGATCGGAAAAATGATTAGTGAACTAGATAATAGCATTACATATCAAGAAATTCACTATGAGATTAATATAGATACAAATCATAAGCAGCGACTAAAAATAGAAAGTGAAATGGATAACGCAGTTGTGCCAGTTCCAGAAACTGAACCAACGTTATTACAAATTGGAACAAAGAATAAACCTAAAAAATCTGAAAAAACAATATCTGAAAAAACAACAGAACATCTAATTACTGATGAAACTAATAGTAGCGAAATTAATTTTATTGAACCAGTTGTGTCAGTTGATACACCATCTAATTCCAATTCAATTGATGAGGAAATACCAGAAACTGAATCAGAATTAGAATCACTAGATATTTCTCCTGCCCCAGTATTATCTCAATTTGGTATGTCTCCAGGTCTAACATTCAGTGAACAGCGTAAACAACGAGCTGAACAAAACGGTATTAGTTTTGCGAACACAGGATGTCAACCAGTTGAAGATATCTGGCAAATTTTCCCAG is part of the Mergibacter septicus genome and encodes:
- a CDS encoding ParB family protein, with product MSNISREARKKSLLKGMSIGIIENNSPDYLTQQIVSDKPELKTVTLLELRSFDNNPRKTKNPKFNEIKESIRARGLDFPPNITKRPNDDFYIIADGGNTRLQALKELYEETQDPKFFSISCLFKPWRANNNQIDGELSCLIGHLAENDLRGDLTFIERALAIQQVKSFYEKRDNNSLSQNELAKKLTQDGYSISRSLITKMEQCINLLYPAIPENLMAGMGKPQIEKLLTLYNYAEIYWNKKTTFNEFKPIWLEILSVFNRDESVLDLHLLQDELIGKMISELDNSITYQEIHYEINIDTNHKQRLKIESEMDNAVVPVPETEPTLLQIGTKNKPKKSEKTISEKTTEHLITDETNSSEINFIEPVVSVDTPSNSNSIDEEIPETESELESLDISPAPVLSQFGMSPGLTFSEQRKQRAEQNGISFANTGCQPVEDIWQIFPAFDDVNKLKIEAFGLATDIAQQVGLKSLIQRTAKSTDFSFTVDLIPSDLTENQLTVSIYELLSMLATDDHSEQLNWNVNEGILLTQINDLMLVKIFRLIRVVRRLRELKS